A single genomic interval of Desulfovibrio sp. JC022 harbors:
- the atpA gene encoding F0F1 ATP synthase subunit alpha yields the protein MQIKAEEISKIIEDQIQNYESKVEMSETGTVLYVGDGIARVHGVENAMAMELLEFPGGLMGMVLNLEEDNVGVALLGDDTGIKEGDPVKRTGKLFSVPVGSAVMGRVVNPLGQPIDGLGPIEAEETRPVELKAPGIIARKSVHEPMYTGLKAIDAMTPIGRGQRELVIGDRQVGKTAICVDAILAQKDSGIHCFYVAIGQKKAAVALVADILRKHGAMEYTTIISATASEPAPLQFISAYTGATMAEYYRDGGKHALIAYDDLSKQAVAYRQMSLLLRRPPGREAYPGDVFYLHSRLLERSCKVNDSLGAGSLTALPIIETQAGDVSAYIPTNVISITDGQVYLEPNLFNSGIRPAVNVGLSVSRVGGAAQIKAMKQVAGTLRLDLAQYRELAAFAAFGSDLDKATQQKLNRGARMVELLKQPQYKPMNVMQQVISLYAGTRGYMDEVPVTAVRKYEDELQEFIANAKPEIIEGIKTKGAIDDDIEGKLKAALEEFNKGFTA from the coding sequence ATGCAAATTAAAGCGGAAGAAATCAGCAAAATCATTGAAGATCAGATTCAGAATTATGAGTCTAAGGTCGAGATGAGCGAAACCGGTACCGTTCTCTATGTTGGTGACGGTATTGCTCGTGTTCATGGTGTTGAGAACGCAATGGCTATGGAACTCCTTGAGTTCCCCGGCGGCCTGATGGGCATGGTTCTCAACCTCGAAGAAGATAACGTCGGTGTTGCTCTTCTGGGTGACGATACCGGCATTAAAGAAGGTGACCCGGTAAAACGTACCGGCAAGCTCTTCTCCGTTCCCGTTGGATCGGCAGTTATGGGTCGCGTTGTGAACCCTCTCGGTCAGCCCATTGACGGTCTCGGACCCATTGAAGCAGAAGAAACTCGTCCCGTTGAGCTTAAAGCTCCCGGTATCATCGCACGTAAGTCCGTACATGAGCCCATGTACACCGGTCTGAAAGCGATTGATGCGATGACTCCCATCGGACGCGGTCAGCGTGAACTCGTAATTGGTGACCGTCAGGTCGGTAAAACTGCGATTTGTGTTGACGCTATTCTTGCTCAGAAAGATTCCGGTATCCACTGCTTCTACGTAGCTATCGGTCAGAAAAAAGCAGCAGTTGCTCTTGTTGCTGACATTCTGCGTAAGCACGGTGCAATGGAATACACCACAATCATTTCTGCAACAGCATCTGAACCTGCACCTTTGCAGTTTATTTCTGCATACACCGGTGCAACCATGGCTGAGTACTACCGTGACGGTGGTAAGCACGCCCTCATCGCATACGATGACCTTTCCAAACAGGCTGTTGCATACAGACAGATGTCTCTCCTGCTTCGTCGCCCTCCGGGACGTGAAGCATACCCCGGTGACGTTTTCTACCTGCACTCACGCCTTCTTGAGCGTTCCTGCAAAGTTAACGACAGCCTCGGCGCTGGTTCTCTGACAGCTCTGCCTATCATTGAAACTCAGGCCGGTGACGTATCCGCATACATTCCGACCAACGTTATCTCCATTACCGATGGTCAGGTTTACCTTGAGCCCAACCTCTTCAACTCCGGTATCCGTCCTGCTGTTAACGTAGGTCTGTCCGTATCCCGAGTTGGTGGTGCTGCTCAGATTAAAGCGATGAAACAGGTTGCCGGTACTCTGCGTCTTGACCTCGCACAGTATCGTGAACTGGCAGCTTTCGCAGCTTTCGGTTCCGACCTTGATAAGGCCACCCAGCAGAAGCTGAACCGCGGTGCACGCATGGTTGAGCTTCTTAAGCAGCCTCAGTACAAGCCCATGAACGTAATGCAGCAGGTTATCTCCCTGTACGCCGGTACTCGCGGCTACATGGATGAAGTTCCTGTTACCGCAGTACGTAAATATGAAGATGAACTTCAGGAATTTATCGCTAACGCGAAACCTGAAATCATTGAAGGCATCAAGACTAAAGGCGCTATTGACGATGATATCGAAGGCAAGCTGAAGGCCGCTCTGGAAGAGTTCAATAAAGGTTTCACAGCTTAA
- a CDS encoding F0F1 ATP synthase subunit gamma, with protein MASLKDVQNQIVSIKKTKQITKAMNMVASAKLRGAQDRIERFRPYADKFYEMLGDLAAGADSSVHPLLEVHEEIKSVGIVLATSDRGLCGSFNTNMINAALKLAAEKKAEGKAVKFYCVGKKGAAAVKKTEHEIIEAYNDDMGSFDFNLAASIGNKVIDAYLAEELDEVFLVFGKFVSVASQPPTTLQILPMSSDAVGEEAESGASSEYIYEPSVEGLLAELLPRFVKVQVYRGLLDTSTSEHAARMAAMDNASRACDDMTQTLTLLYNKTRQAAITADLMDIVGGAEALKG; from the coding sequence ATGGCTTCTCTTAAGGATGTCCAAAACCAAATCGTCAGTATTAAAAAGACTAAGCAGATTACCAAAGCCATGAACATGGTTGCGTCGGCAAAGCTGCGCGGTGCTCAGGATAGAATTGAGCGCTTCCGCCCCTACGCTGACAAATTCTATGAAATGCTCGGTGATCTGGCAGCAGGCGCGGACTCTTCAGTCCACCCTCTGCTCGAAGTCCACGAAGAGATCAAAAGTGTAGGTATTGTCCTTGCTACTTCTGATCGCGGACTTTGCGGTAGTTTTAATACGAATATGATAAATGCAGCTCTTAAACTGGCTGCAGAAAAGAAGGCTGAAGGTAAGGCTGTTAAGTTTTACTGCGTAGGTAAAAAAGGCGCTGCCGCCGTTAAGAAGACTGAGCACGAAATCATTGAAGCTTACAATGATGACATGGGCTCCTTCGACTTCAATCTGGCTGCATCCATCGGTAACAAAGTTATCGACGCCTACCTCGCTGAAGAGCTTGATGAGGTTTTCCTTGTCTTCGGTAAATTCGTAAGTGTCGCCAGCCAGCCCCCGACCACCCTCCAGATCCTGCCTATGTCTTCTGACGCAGTAGGTGAAGAAGCTGAGTCCGGCGCTAGCAGCGAGTACATTTATGAACCTTCCGTTGAAGGCCTTCTCGCGGAGCTGCTGCCCCGTTTTGTTAAGGTTCAGGTTTATCGCGGTCTGCTCGACACATCCACCAGTGAGCACGCTGCTCGCATGGCTGCCATGGATAACGCATCCAGAGCATGTGACGATATGACCCAAACTCTGACCTTGCTTTATAACAAAACCAGGCAGGCCGCTATTACCGCGGATCTTATGGACATTGTCGGCGGCGCAGAAGCGCTGAAAGGATAA
- the atpD gene encoding F0F1 ATP synthase subunit beta — translation MSKVTGKIVQVIGAVVDVEFPEGQLPNILTAVEIDNPNNTDAPDLVCEVAQHLGDNVVRTIAMDATEGLVRGMEVVAIGESISVPVGDGVLGRILNVVGRPVDELGPIDAKDSMPIHRAAPEFTEQSTKVELLETGIKVVDLLVPFPKGGKMGLFGGAGVGKTVILMEMINNIAKQHGGKSCFAGVGERTREGNDLYHEMKDAGVLEKSALVYGQMNEPPGARARVALTALTIAEYFRDVEGEDVLLFVDNIFRFTQAGSEVSALLGRMPSAVGYQPTLGTDLGGLQERITSTNKGSITSVQAVYVPADDLTDPAPATTFSHLDGTLVLSRQIAELGIYPAVDPLDSTSRILAPDVLGAEHYATAREVQMVLQKYKDLQDIIAILGMDELSDEDKQTVARARRIQRFLSQPFHVAEVFTGTPGVYVKLEDTVKAFRGILDGEYDDMAENSFYMVGAIEEAIEKEKNK, via the coding sequence ATGAGTAAAGTTACAGGTAAAATTGTTCAGGTTATCGGCGCGGTTGTTGACGTCGAATTTCCTGAAGGGCAATTGCCCAACATTCTGACTGCGGTCGAGATTGATAACCCGAACAACACCGACGCACCTGACCTGGTGTGTGAGGTTGCACAGCACCTCGGTGACAACGTTGTTCGTACCATCGCTATGGACGCTACCGAAGGTCTCGTTCGCGGCATGGAAGTAGTAGCAATCGGCGAATCTATCTCCGTACCTGTCGGCGATGGCGTACTCGGTCGTATCCTTAACGTTGTTGGTCGTCCTGTTGATGAACTGGGCCCCATTGACGCTAAAGATTCCATGCCTATTCACCGCGCAGCTCCGGAATTCACCGAGCAGTCCACCAAAGTTGAACTGCTGGAAACCGGTATCAAAGTTGTTGACCTTCTCGTCCCCTTCCCCAAGGGTGGTAAGATGGGCCTCTTCGGCGGCGCAGGTGTTGGTAAAACCGTTATTCTGATGGAAATGATTAACAACATTGCGAAACAGCACGGTGGTAAATCTTGCTTCGCAGGTGTTGGTGAGCGTACCCGTGAAGGTAACGACCTCTACCATGAAATGAAAGACGCAGGCGTTCTTGAGAAGTCTGCTCTCGTATACGGCCAGATGAACGAACCTCCGGGAGCACGTGCTCGTGTTGCACTGACCGCTCTGACCATCGCTGAGTACTTCCGTGATGTAGAAGGTGAAGACGTTCTTCTCTTTGTTGATAACATCTTCCGCTTCACCCAGGCAGGTTCTGAGGTATCCGCACTTCTCGGTCGTATGCCTTCTGCTGTTGGTTACCAGCCTACTCTCGGTACTGACCTTGGTGGACTTCAGGAACGTATTACCTCCACCAACAAAGGTTCCATTACCTCTGTTCAGGCTGTTTACGTACCTGCGGATGACCTTACTGACCCCGCACCGGCAACCACCTTCTCTCACCTTGACGGTACTCTCGTTCTTTCCCGTCAGATTGCAGAGCTCGGTATTTACCCCGCGGTTGACCCTCTTGACTCCACCTCCCGTATCCTCGCTCCAGATGTTCTGGGTGCTGAGCACTACGCGACTGCTCGTGAAGTTCAGATGGTTCTGCAGAAATATAAAGACCTTCAGGACATCATCGCCATTCTCGGTATGGATGAACTGTCCGATGAAGATAAACAGACTGTTGCACGTGCTCGTCGCATCCAGCGTTTCCTCTCCCAGCCCTTCCACGTTGCTGAAGTTTTCACCGGTACCCCCGGCGTTTACGTAAAGCTCGAGGACACTGTTAAGGCTTTC